In the genome of Lathyrus oleraceus cultivar Zhongwan6 chromosome 4, CAAS_Psat_ZW6_1.0, whole genome shotgun sequence, the window AGAAAAATAGAATGAACGTATCAAAGTGATATATGCGCGACAAAGTTTCATAAAGGAGACAGGAAATGACCAAAATTACAATTAAAAATATCCGGATAAACAGACTCTGACTGATCAAAATGCGACCGCAAACAGCGTCGACAAAATAAAGCGAGCAAACCAATACGACCTACGTGCAACGTAGATATGTAAAAAAACCACGTAATGATCAAAACTTGAAATATTTCACTCGCTAGTCTCACGCACTATGTCAAATCGCTCTTACTAATCTGCTTATAGAACCGAAATTTTATTATGATGACCTTAGGTCGACTTAAAAAGATGCACGATGCGATGAAaatgcatgaaatgcaattaaataaatttttaattttaaaaaattgaaagTTGATTGAATGTCGACTTTTATTGAACTACTGCAAATGTTTTTGATGAATGAATGGCTTGGGGTAAAATTAGGGTATGATAGTATCCAAAACACATAACTTAAAGTACATCATAACCAAAATACATAACAAGGTCATGTCTCCAAATTGTTCATGACTTGAAGTACAACATAACCAAAATACATAAAGCTAAAAAAAAGGCATAACAGAAATATATCATGCAATTTCCTTCTCAAGACTAAACCATATGAAAGTTCACTAATGTCTACAATTTCATTGGTTGTGTTCAATCACTTCCTTCTCCCTTGAGCTTTTTGCATTTAAGAACCCTTGTTTTTATCACTTCTCCTCAACTCCGATTTCCTTGCCACGTTTTGCTTGGCTTGGTTTTTCTACAAAGATACATTCATAACACAAACATTAGAATTGAATTAGTTTAAGTAACTCAACTAGTTTAGGATTGTTTGAAGTTGCAGATACAACTAGTTGAGTAACATGTTCAACATTTGGAACATGTGCAGACAAAATATAATCTAATTGTAAACCACTTATACCAGATTCATGTGCAGCTTAAGCATTTAGAATAAATGCATTTTCAACATTGAGAATAAATGTAGTTTAGGAAGTAACATCATTTACATTTGGTTGAGGTTGTGTTGCCTCAAACGCTACAACAAGATTTGCAACAAGCGTTTTAAATTCAGGATTAACTTCAGTTTGGCATTCAATAGGGTGTTGTTCTTGTGTTGTATTTCCAGCTCCAACTCCAATTTGAGGTTAGGTTTGTTCTTGTGTTGTATTTCCATATGCAACTCCAATTTGAGGTTGGATTTGTTCTTATATTGTACTTAGAGATGCAACAATTGTTTCATTTTTCTTTGGTTTTCTCTACACATATAAATCATGGAATTAATATTACACAATGGCATTAACACTAATACAAAGCATGGAGATAAGTAAATACCTTTCTTTTTTGAGCTTCAGGGTCAACCACAAGACTAGTACAACTTCTTGCATTATTGCCATGTATACCATAATTTATGAAACAATAACTTGTTTGTGTCCTTCCCTTGTTAGGGCCTTCATCATGTTCCCTCCTCCTCAATTTCTTTGGCATTCCAAGTCCTTTTTTGTATGTTGGAGGTAGCATTTCTTCAATGTTAACCTCTGGCCACATGTCTTGTCCATTAATTTGGCTTATATTAAAATCATAGAAGGTCACATAGGTTTCTTTGAAATAGTAATCATCCACAAAGTCTTCAGGGTATTGGTTCCTAAAACCTAATGCAGATAATGCATGTCTACAAGGTATGCTTATTAATTCCCAAAAATTACAGGTGCAAGTTCTTGTTGAAATGTCCACTATGAAACTATGTCTAGTATGAAAACGTTCAACTTTCCATATTGTCTCACCAAACCAATTTGGAATCCAATTCCCATCAAGTTCTACTTCTTTATCTAACTTAAGTCTTGGTATACGCATTATCCTATGTTTCCACCTATCAACTCTTTCTCTTAAGCTAGAATTCCTATTCATGATATAGTTTATTATCCATTCACACATGGTTAAGATTTTTTATCCCTACCCACTAATATTGTGATATTAAATGCTTCAGATACATTATTCATAAGAACATCATATTTGGGATACAAAGAAAATACATGCTTACACCATGATTTGGTAGGTATTTTGGCAAGCTACTCTCAAGACTTCACATTAATCCCCTTCGGTTCTTTCATCTTAGCTTCCCATGCTTGAATATATGTTATCTTTGTTGCTTCCATCATCAAGACCTTAATCTGTATGCCTCCTCCAAACTTCTTTTAAAATTTGCATATAAATGCCTAAGACATAGTATGTGCTCCACTCTCTCAAACATTTCTTCAAACACAAGGATTAAACCCTGCAAATTCAATTTCAATCCAGAAGAAATATGTATCAGGGATGAAATCCAAAATTCAAACATGTATCAGGGATGATATCAAAAATTTAAACATGTGGGATGAAAAGCCAAAAGTCAAACATGTATAAGGGATGAAATCCAACAGTAAAATATGTATAAGGGATGAAAACCAACAAAAAACCAATAATGAAATGTACCTTTTATGGTCAAATATGAATACCCATCTTTTTTCTTGGCCAATGTCCTCCAAAAGCAAAGTAGGGAACCACCTCAATGACTTCTTTGTTTCAGTTTCACAAACACCAAAAGCTAGGGGATAATATTGGTCATTGGGATCTCTCCCAACATCAATAAGCAAGATCCCTCCATATTTTTTCTTAAGATGACATTCATCAACACCAATGAATGGTCTGCAAGATATGGTGAATCCCTTAAGTCCATTGAAGAAAAAGTAAAAACTCTCAAACCTTGGTTGTATTATTGCTCCAACCCTTATCACATTAATTTTGCAATTGTTCCATGAATTTACCCTCCTTAATTCTACAGAGTATCTGCATAACAAGGTATATTGTTTGGTTGCATCACTTTCAACCAAAGCTTTTGAAATTTGCTTTGTCTTCCATGCTCTATTCATAGTTATACCAACAAAGTAAATACTCTTAATGTCAACAACAATATCATGAATCTTGATTACATCAGAAGATGTCATCCTAGCTGCCACAATCTTAGCAATCCACTTGGAATTGGATGAACTGTTATTCAATACTCTATGACACGTGTGAGCACCAACCCATCTCTTCATTTTATACGTGTGCTTATTCTCAATCTTACTAACAAGTGCCAAAAATCCATATTTTCCCTTGCAAACTACCCTTACTCTAACTTTATCATTGTTCACATGTTTTATCTCTCTCCCATTTAATACTAATCATTATATAATTCCCTCCTTAAATTCATCAAGTGATACAAACTCCGGTCCCACTCTGAACTTGTAATTCTTGTCCAACTCCTCCATATTAAACCTAGGATACTTTGGTCCACTCTCTTAATCTCAAGCATCGGGATCATTGCTACCAAGCTCATCATCACTAGTATAATTAATGTACATCTCATCATTAATAACACTAGATGAACCTACAATATTATCACCATATCTTAATTTCTTTGGAGTATTCTTGTGATTCCTTGCTATTTGTTTTTCCCCTCCgattttttatcaattaaatcAAATCCATCATCCAACTCAAGATCCCTCTCATCCCCACTCTCATCAAATGATATACCAGTAGCTTCAAAGTCACCACTGAAATCACTATCATCATGTTCATCTTCTTTAATACTAACAACACCTTCATCATTAACACCAcaatcatgctcaacataaacatcatcatcaacattaacaacaccatcatcatcaacaacaacacaatAATCCTCAATATTAACATTAACACCATCATCATTAACACCATCTTTTCCCTAAATATTAACAACACCATCATCAACTACCTTATGCTCAACATATATGTCCACTACACATTTCAATTCAATAACAAATTTATAAACCTCGTTAGCATCACTATCACTAACCATTCTATTGTGTTTGTCTGATTCATTGTTATACCATCATAACCAATATTCTGAATACTTAAGCTGACAAAGGTCTTTCACAATACTAGTAGCTTCAGAGAAGCTTCATTTATCAAGATCAATCTCTATTGTATGTTCATGCCCGCCTAGGTAATATATTACATTGCCCTTAACAAATT includes:
- the LOC127136169 gene encoding uncharacterized protein LOC127136169: MKRWVGAHTCHRVLNNSSSNSKWIAKIVAARMTSSDVIKIHDIVVDIKSIYFVGITMNRAWKTKQISKALVESDATKQYTLLCRYSVELRRVNSWNNCKINVIRVGAIIQPRFESFYFFFNGLKGFTISCRPFIGVDECHLKKKYGGILLIDVGRDPNDQYYPLAFGVCETETKKSLRWFPTLLLEDIGQEKRWVFIFDHKRNSSLRERVDRWKHRIMRIPRLKLDKEVELDGNWIPNWFGETIWKVERFHTRHSFIVDISTRTCTCNFWELISIPCRHALSALGFRNQYPEDFVDDYYFKETYVTFYDFNISQINGQDMWPEVNIEEMLPPTYKKGLGMPKKLRRREHDEGPNKGRTQTSYCFINYGIHGNNARSCTSLVVDPEAQKRKRKPKKNETIVASLTAHESGISGLQLDYILSAHVPNVEHVTQLVVSATSNNPKLVELLKLIQF